Proteins encoded by one window of Dokdonella sp.:
- a CDS encoding glutathionylspermidine synthase family protein, whose amino-acid sequence MRRIAIAPRPDWRERAEQAGFVFHTIDGAPYWDESAFYAFTLDEIEQGIEDPTAELHAMALDLVDEVVGSEQHMERLAIPEPFRDWIAASWRAREPHLYGRMDFAWNGIGPAKLLELNYDTPTSLYESAFFQWQWLDDQQRAGRLPVAADQYNSIHESLVEAFGTIAPSLPRPFLLSAVRESAEDQGTVMYLQECAQQAGIDCGLIAIEDIGVSADGHYTDLSDRTIGTLFKLYPLEDLMREDFARWLPTSGLRLIEPAWKAVLSNKGILPLLWEKHRGHPNLLAAEFDDGEGVLAAGWVRKPLHSREGANVTIALPDGRRLASEGPYNGPCIRQAFHPLAQFDGRHALLGSWVVGDRACGLGIREDASPITRDGACFVPHVILAEETGVLVA is encoded by the coding sequence ATGCGGCGCATTGCGATCGCGCCGCGCCCGGACTGGCGCGAACGCGCCGAGCAAGCCGGTTTCGTCTTCCACACGATCGACGGTGCTCCCTATTGGGACGAGTCGGCGTTCTACGCCTTCACGCTCGACGAGATAGAGCAGGGCATCGAGGATCCGACGGCTGAACTGCATGCGATGGCACTCGACCTCGTTGACGAGGTGGTCGGCAGCGAGCAGCACATGGAGCGGCTCGCCATTCCCGAACCATTCCGCGACTGGATAGCGGCGAGCTGGCGTGCACGCGAGCCACACCTGTATGGGCGCATGGACTTCGCCTGGAATGGAATCGGCCCGGCCAAGCTGCTCGAGCTGAACTATGACACGCCGACTTCGCTGTACGAATCGGCGTTCTTCCAGTGGCAATGGCTCGACGACCAGCAACGTGCCGGGCGTCTGCCGGTGGCCGCCGACCAGTACAACTCCATCCATGAGAGTCTCGTCGAAGCATTCGGCACGATCGCGCCCTCGTTGCCGCGCCCGTTCCTGCTCTCGGCGGTGCGCGAATCGGCCGAGGACCAGGGCACGGTCATGTACCTGCAGGAATGCGCGCAGCAAGCGGGTATCGACTGTGGCCTGATCGCCATCGAGGACATCGGCGTATCCGCCGACGGCCACTACACCGACCTTTCCGATCGCACCATCGGCACGCTGTTCAAGCTGTACCCGCTCGAGGACCTCATGCGCGAGGATTTCGCGCGTTGGCTGCCGACCTCAGGCCTGCGCCTGATCGAACCGGCATGGAAGGCCGTGCTCAGCAACAAGGGCATCCTGCCTTTGCTGTGGGAGAAACATCGCGGCCACCCGAACCTGCTCGCCGCGGAATTCGACGACGGCGAGGGCGTGCTTGCCGCCGGCTGGGTGCGCAAGCCGCTGCACTCGCGCGAAGGAGCGAATGTCACGATCGCCTTGCCCGATGGCCGGCGGCTCGCCTCGGAAGGCCCGTACAACGGTCCCTGCATCCGCCAGGCCTTCCATCCGCTCGCGCAATTCGATGGTCGCCATGCATTGCTCGGCAGCTGGGTCGTCGGCGACCGTGCCTGTGGCCTCGGCATCCGCGAAGACGCCTCACCGATCACCCGCGACGGCGCCTGCTTCGTGCCGCACGTGATCCTCGCTGAGGAAACGGGTGTGCTGGTGGCCTGA
- a CDS encoding DUF1190 domain-containing protein: protein MKRSKTTALLLMGTAPLLLTACSEEESVREGLYTSVEACVEQTNDRYNCEQAFTSATRLAEAEGPRYASREECIAAHGADNCNEMRTSTGHSYFMPFMTGFLMAQLMRGGQPAGLASSPAYRSPNGTWQRPASAGGVYRAGMNGTTAMAPVNARPNAAPTVSRGGFGASSAGRGGSSSGG, encoded by the coding sequence ATGAAGCGTTCAAAGACGACCGCCCTGTTGCTGATGGGCACAGCACCACTGCTGCTGACCGCCTGCAGCGAGGAAGAAAGCGTGCGCGAGGGGCTGTACACCTCGGTCGAGGCCTGCGTCGAGCAGACCAATGACCGCTACAACTGCGAGCAGGCATTCACGTCGGCAACGCGCTTGGCCGAGGCGGAAGGCCCGCGCTATGCCTCGCGCGAGGAATGCATCGCCGCGCACGGCGCGGACAACTGCAACGAGATGCGCACCAGCACGGGTCACTCATACTTCATGCCGTTCATGACAGGCTTCCTGATGGCCCAGCTCATGCGTGGCGGCCAGCCGGCCGGGCTTGCCTCAAGCCCGGCCTATCGTTCGCCGAACGGCACCTGGCAGCGGCCGGCGTCGGCGGGTGGCGTTTATCGCGCCGGCATGAACGGCACCACGGCGATGGCACCGGTCAACGCGCGGCCGAACGCGGCACCGACCGTGTCGCGCGGCGGCTTTGGCGCGAGCAGTGCCGGTCGCGGTGGTTCGAGCAGCGGCGGCTGA
- a CDS encoding efflux RND transporter permease subunit, giving the protein MNLSAPFIKRPIGTILLALGVFVGGVIAYFQLGVAALPNMEYPVIFVVANQPGANAQTMASTVAAPLERHMGRIAGVDDMGSNSREGNTVVILFFKVDQDIDSAARDVQAAINAAMPDLPAGLRTAPFYRKANPNNDPVLLLALTSPKHSPAELYNMADSLLAQRVRQLPGVADVGIAGGATPAVRIDVDLSKLTSMGLSADQVRNAIAAANVTSPQGFLGDGQRMMTIAANGALTEAEQFADLVVAVRNGVPVRLREIATVGDGLENRNQAAWFNGQRSVLMVITKQADANVIKTVDSVHEQLPLMRSWLPEGVQLIPFNDRTATIRASVNEVQITLLISLALVILTMLLFLRRVVPTVIAGVSVPLSLAAAFIVMYVFGFTLDNLTLMALVISIGFVVDDAIVVIENIVRHLEMGKPRLQAALDGAREIGFTIVSITASLVAVFLPLLFMGGFMGMMLHSFSVTIAAAIIMSALVSLTLTAALCGRWLLPHAAVRPSKWVARIDRMHAAMTRAYQRGLDWSLRHPRLMSLQPVLLIGLTVVLAGFLKFGFVPQQDTGMLNGTTVAGASTSYEAMVELQRSIADIVMADPAVESVGSQLGGGGGPGSGSNRGRLFINLKPLGQGRDVSTFAVMARLQAKTAGMPGIQLRLRPVQDVGGGGGPRGGDATYTYSLKGSNYEELLEWGPRLAAELAKLPQLKSVGTALDDGGIEQNLVIDRDTAARLGVSIGAIDSVLYNAFGQRQISTIHSDLNQYRVVLNAITGATPGVETLERLHVRANNGAMVPLSALTRIEAGRAPLTIQHAFQFPVFDLSFNLAEGVSMGETIPLIGEVMRNLRMPGSISGEFGGDFRRFQQQQSGQNQLILFAILAVYLVLGILYESLIHPVTILSTLPAAGVGALLAMIVTSTELSIVSVIAIVLLIGIVKKNAIMMIDFALKAERDEGLAPIEAIREACLVRFRPIMMTSMVAILGALPLAIGFGVGSEMRQPLGIAMIGGLLVSQSLTLFSTPALYLVFARIAARRREKRAAKRAARAATQSAKAAAP; this is encoded by the coding sequence ATGAACCTCTCCGCCCCCTTCATCAAACGCCCCATCGGCACGATCCTCCTCGCCCTCGGCGTGTTCGTCGGCGGCGTCATCGCCTATTTCCAGCTCGGCGTCGCGGCGTTGCCGAACATGGAGTACCCCGTGATCTTCGTGGTCGCAAACCAGCCGGGTGCGAATGCGCAGACGATGGCATCGACCGTGGCGGCGCCGCTCGAGCGCCACATGGGACGCATCGCCGGTGTCGACGACATGGGCTCGAACAGCCGTGAGGGCAACACGGTGGTGATCCTGTTCTTCAAGGTCGATCAGGACATCGACAGTGCGGCGCGCGACGTGCAGGCGGCGATCAATGCGGCCATGCCGGACCTGCCGGCCGGCTTGCGTACTGCGCCGTTCTACCGCAAGGCCAACCCGAACAACGACCCGGTGCTGTTGCTCGCCCTGACCTCGCCGAAGCACTCCCCGGCCGAGCTCTACAACATGGCCGATTCGTTGCTCGCCCAGCGCGTGCGCCAGTTGCCGGGGGTGGCTGACGTCGGCATCGCCGGTGGTGCGACACCGGCCGTGCGCATCGATGTCGACCTGTCGAAGCTGACCTCGATGGGTCTATCGGCCGATCAGGTGCGCAACGCGATCGCCGCCGCCAACGTAACCTCGCCGCAGGGCTTCCTCGGCGACGGCCAGCGCATGATGACCATCGCCGCGAACGGTGCCTTGACCGAAGCCGAACAGTTCGCCGATCTGGTCGTCGCCGTGCGCAATGGTGTGCCGGTGCGCCTGCGCGAGATCGCCACCGTCGGGGATGGCCTGGAGAACCGCAACCAGGCGGCGTGGTTCAATGGCCAGCGTTCGGTCCTGATGGTCATCACCAAGCAGGCCGATGCCAACGTCATCAAGACGGTCGACAGCGTCCACGAACAGTTGCCGCTGATGCGCAGCTGGCTGCCCGAAGGCGTGCAGCTCATCCCGTTCAACGACCGCACGGCGACGATCCGCGCCTCGGTCAACGAGGTGCAGATCACCCTGTTGATCAGCCTGGCCCTGGTCATCCTGACAATGCTGCTGTTCCTGCGCCGCGTCGTGCCGACCGTGATCGCCGGCGTGTCGGTGCCGCTGTCGCTGGCGGCGGCCTTCATCGTCATGTACGTGTTCGGGTTCACCCTCGACAACCTCACCTTGATGGCGCTGGTCATCTCGATCGGCTTCGTCGTCGACGATGCGATCGTCGTCATCGAGAACATCGTGCGCCATCTCGAAATGGGCAAGCCGCGCCTGCAGGCCGCGCTCGACGGTGCACGCGAAATCGGCTTCACGATCGTTTCAATCACCGCCTCGCTGGTGGCCGTGTTCCTGCCGCTGCTGTTCATGGGTGGGTTCATGGGCATGATGCTGCACTCGTTCTCGGTGACGATCGCCGCGGCGATCATCATGTCCGCGCTGGTCTCGCTGACCCTTACCGCCGCGCTGTGCGGGCGCTGGCTGCTCCCGCATGCCGCGGTTCGGCCATCGAAGTGGGTTGCACGCATCGACCGCATGCATGCGGCGATGACGCGCGCCTACCAACGCGGCCTGGATTGGTCGTTGCGCCATCCGCGCCTGATGAGCCTGCAGCCTGTGCTGCTGATCGGGTTGACCGTCGTGCTCGCCGGTTTCCTCAAGTTCGGTTTCGTGCCGCAACAAGACACCGGCATGCTCAACGGCACCACGGTGGCCGGCGCATCGACTTCGTACGAAGCGATGGTCGAACTGCAACGCAGCATCGCCGACATCGTCATGGCCGATCCTGCCGTGGAGAGCGTCGGCTCGCAGCTGGGCGGGGGCGGCGGTCCGGGGTCGGGCAGCAATCGCGGGCGCCTTTTCATCAACCTCAAGCCGCTCGGCCAGGGGCGCGACGTGTCGACCTTCGCGGTGATGGCGCGCCTGCAGGCGAAGACGGCCGGCATGCCGGGCATCCAATTGCGCCTGCGCCCGGTGCAGGACGTCGGTGGTGGCGGCGGCCCGCGCGGCGGTGATGCCACCTACACCTATTCGCTCAAGGGCAGCAACTATGAGGAACTGCTCGAATGGGGCCCCAGGCTCGCCGCTGAACTGGCCAAGTTGCCGCAACTGAAGAGCGTCGGTACCGCGCTCGATGATGGCGGCATCGAGCAGAACCTCGTCATCGATCGCGATACGGCCGCACGCCTCGGCGTGTCGATCGGCGCGATCGACAGCGTGCTCTACAACGCCTTCGGCCAGCGCCAGATCTCCACGATCCATTCCGACCTCAACCAGTATCGCGTCGTGCTCAACGCGATCACCGGCGCCACGCCGGGTGTGGAGACACTGGAACGCCTGCACGTGCGCGCAAACAATGGCGCGATGGTGCCGTTGTCGGCGCTGACGCGCATCGAGGCCGGACGAGCCCCGCTGACGATTCAGCATGCGTTCCAGTTCCCGGTGTTCGACCTCAGCTTCAATCTCGCCGAAGGCGTCAGCATGGGCGAGACGATCCCGCTGATAGGTGAGGTCATGCGCAACCTGCGCATGCCGGGCAGCATCAGTGGCGAATTCGGTGGCGACTTCCGCCGTTTCCAACAGCAGCAGAGTGGACAGAACCAGCTCATCCTGTTCGCCATTCTTGCCGTCTATCTCGTGCTCGGCATCCTCTACGAGAGCCTGATCCATCCAGTCACGATCCTGTCGACCCTGCCAGCCGCCGGTGTCGGCGCACTGTTGGCGATGATCGTGACCAGCACCGAACTGTCGATCGTTTCGGTGATCGCCATCGTCCTGTTGATCGGCATCGTCAAGAAAAACGCGATCATGATGATCGATTTCGCCCTCAAGGCCGAGCGTGACGAGGGTCTTGCACCGATCGAGGCGATCCGTGAAGCCTGTCTGGTGCGCTTCCGACCGATCATGATGACTTCGATGGTCGCGATTCTTGGTGCGTTGCCGCTGGCCATCGGTTTCGGTGTCGGCTCGGAGATGCGCCAACCGCTCGGCATCGCGATGATCGGCGGCCTGCTCGTCTCGCAGAGCCTGACCCTGTTCTCCACGCCCGCGCTCTACCTCGTGTTCGCGCGCATCGCCGCGCGCCGGCGCGAGAAACGCGCGGCGAAACGTGCCGCGCGGGCTGCCACGCAGTCAGCGAAAGCTGCGGCGCCGTGA
- a CDS encoding efflux RND transporter periplasmic adaptor subunit, protein MSRGKWIGLGVAVVVAAFIGWRLFAGGPGASGPRGPGGQGWQNEGPIPVTVVAAEARDVPLFLTAPGTVQALNTVSVSAQVSGQLKAVHFQEGQEVKKGDLIAEIDPATYQAALDQAVAKKKQDQAQLAASRSTLARYEELIEKKFVSAQDLENQRQTVRQQEAMIAADDAAITNARTQLGYTRIVAPIDGLAGIRQVDVGNLVQANGGAIVVLTQTRPINVLFNLPQRDMARVREADAAPLRVFALSSTDTAPIAEGVLTVVDNTIDTATATFKLKAEFPNEDRRLWPGQFVNVRLQVKTVRGGIVVPATGVQQGPDGEFAWLVQGDDTVVMRKVVSAGSVEGQGVLVTEGLALGDRVVTEGQFRLKAGSKVTPLAPGEVAAPKAPPADAAKRGRSAGG, encoded by the coding sequence ATGTCGCGCGGCAAGTGGATCGGACTTGGAGTGGCCGTGGTGGTGGCTGCGTTCATCGGCTGGCGCCTGTTCGCGGGCGGTCCGGGTGCGTCGGGGCCACGCGGTCCCGGCGGGCAGGGCTGGCAGAACGAGGGGCCGATTCCGGTCACCGTGGTCGCCGCCGAGGCGCGCGATGTGCCGCTGTTCCTGACCGCGCCGGGTACGGTGCAGGCGCTCAACACGGTGTCAGTCAGCGCGCAGGTGAGCGGCCAGCTCAAGGCCGTGCACTTCCAGGAAGGCCAGGAGGTGAAGAAGGGCGACCTCATCGCCGAGATCGACCCGGCCACCTACCAGGCCGCGCTCGACCAGGCCGTGGCAAAAAAGAAGCAGGACCAGGCCCAGCTCGCTGCCTCGCGCAGCACGCTGGCGCGCTATGAGGAGCTGATCGAGAAGAAGTTCGTCTCCGCGCAGGATCTCGAGAACCAGCGCCAGACCGTGCGCCAGCAGGAGGCGATGATCGCCGCCGACGATGCGGCGATCACGAATGCGCGCACCCAGCTCGGCTACACGCGCATCGTCGCGCCGATCGACGGCCTCGCCGGCATCCGCCAGGTCGACGTCGGCAACCTCGTGCAGGCCAACGGCGGCGCCATCGTCGTGCTCACGCAGACGCGGCCGATCAACGTGCTGTTCAACCTGCCGCAGCGCGACATGGCGCGCGTGCGCGAAGCCGACGCGGCGCCTCTCAGGGTGTTCGCGTTGTCGAGTACCGATACCGCGCCGATCGCCGAAGGCGTGCTGACCGTGGTCGACAACACCATCGATACGGCGACGGCGACGTTCAAGCTCAAGGCCGAGTTCCCCAACGAGGACCGCCGCCTGTGGCCCGGCCAGTTCGTCAACGTGCGCCTGCAGGTCAAGACCGTGCGGGGTGGCATCGTGGTGCCGGCGACCGGCGTGCAGCAAGGCCCGGATGGCGAGTTCGCCTGGCTCGTACAGGGCGACGATACGGTGGTCATGCGCAAGGTCGTCAGTGCCGGCAGCGTCGAGGGCCAAGGCGTGCTCGTCACCGAGGGTCTCGCGCTCGGTGATCGCGTCGTCACCGAAGGCCAGTTCCGCTTGAAGGCGGGCAGCAAGGTCACGCCGCTTGCGCCGGGTGAGGTCGCTGCACCGAAGGCGCCGCCGGCCGATGCGGCGAAGCGCGGTCGTTCGGCGGGCGGTTGA
- a CDS encoding glutathione S-transferase N-terminal domain-containing protein: protein MKLYTKPGACSTADHIALQWTGQPFEVEVLTAATMKEPAYLAINPTGAVPAIVDGDFVLTQNAAIMGYIADTYPQAKLAGDGSPRQRAEANRWLSFVNSDLHPAFRPIFGPAAFLADEGQHDALKAAARKRLRALYEQAEKQLQGRDWLAGFRSFADPYFYVTLRWAGFLGVDLSGLPNIAAFKARMEADIGVQEALKAEGLA from the coding sequence ATGAAGCTCTACACCAAGCCCGGCGCCTGCTCGACCGCCGACCACATCGCTCTGCAATGGACCGGGCAGCCGTTCGAGGTCGAGGTCCTGACGGCGGCGACGATGAAGGAACCGGCATATCTGGCTATCAATCCGACCGGCGCGGTGCCGGCGATCGTCGATGGCGATTTCGTGCTGACCCAGAACGCGGCGATCATGGGCTACATCGCTGACACGTATCCGCAGGCGAAGCTCGCCGGCGACGGCTCACCACGCCAGCGCGCCGAGGCGAACCGCTGGCTCTCCTTCGTCAACTCCGACCTGCATCCGGCGTTCCGGCCGATCTTCGGCCCGGCGGCGTTCCTTGCCGACGAAGGCCAGCACGATGCGCTCAAGGCCGCCGCGCGCAAGCGCCTGCGCGCTTTGTACGAACAGGCCGAGAAGCAGCTTCAAGGCCGCGACTGGCTGGCCGGCTTCCGCAGCTTCGCCGACCCGTATTTCTACGTGACCCTGCGCTGGGCCGGTTTCCTCGGGGTGGACCTGTCGGGCCTGCCGAACATCGCCGCGTTCAAGGCACGCATGGAAGCCGATATCGGCGTGCAGGAGGCGTTGAAGGCCGAAGGGTTGGCCTGA
- the rpe gene encoding ribulose-phosphate 3-epimerase, whose protein sequence is MSRQPAVIAPSILSADFARLGAEVEAVLAAGAEWVHFDVMDNHYVPNLTIGPLVCEALRKHGITAPIDVHLMVKPVDRIVPDFAKAGATTISFHPEASEHVDRTIQLIKASGCKAGLVFNPATPLHHLDHVLDQLDLVLIMSVNPGFGGQSFIPSALDKLRRVRALIDASGRDIRLEIDGGVKADNIAEIARAGADTFVAGSAIFGQKDYAAVIAAMKAAVKAS, encoded by the coding sequence GTGTCCAGACAACCAGCCGTCATCGCCCCGTCGATCCTGTCGGCCGACTTTGCCCGCCTCGGCGCGGAGGTCGAGGCCGTGCTCGCCGCCGGTGCGGAGTGGGTGCATTTCGACGTGATGGACAACCACTACGTGCCGAACCTGACGATCGGGCCGCTGGTCTGCGAGGCGCTGCGCAAGCACGGCATCACCGCGCCGATCGACGTGCACTTGATGGTCAAGCCGGTCGACCGCATCGTGCCGGACTTCGCGAAAGCCGGGGCGACCACGATCAGCTTCCACCCCGAGGCCAGCGAGCACGTCGACCGCACGATCCAGCTCATCAAGGCCAGCGGCTGCAAAGCGGGCCTCGTATTCAACCCGGCCACGCCGCTCCATCACCTCGACCACGTGCTCGACCAGCTCGACCTCGTGCTGATCATGTCGGTCAATCCCGGCTTCGGCGGACAGAGCTTCATTCCGTCCGCACTCGACAAGTTGCGCCGCGTGCGTGCGCTGATCGACGCCAGTGGTCGCGATATCCGCCTCGAGATCGACGGCGGCGTCAAGGCCGACAACATCGCCGAAATCGCGCGCGCCGGCGCCGACACCTTCGTCGCCGGCTCGGCGATTTTCGGCCAGAAGGACTACGCCGCGGTCATCGCGGCGATGAAGGCGGCGGTCAAAGCTTCGTAG
- the djlA gene encoding co-chaperone DjlA: MSWIGKIAGAFIGYLLFRNVFGALLGGMLGHFLDTGLLRPRAALGASFIEPLFAFAGALSKSDGRVSEQEIRAAENLMARLRLDDEQRRIAIDRFTVGKQADYDVQRAVAELRQWTRGRRDLAFLLLDMLLDLVYAEGPLAVAKEAMVRKLCWSLGVSDAELAAVAAMKGYGSPHGAWQQHDPRGSGAGGQRGAPSRVQVDPYTVLGIKRGAEPRDIKRAYRKLMSQHHPDKLGDVPDELKRRAEAQAREINAAYERIKSEQGFT; the protein is encoded by the coding sequence ATGAGCTGGATCGGCAAGATCGCAGGTGCCTTCATCGGCTACCTCCTTTTCCGCAATGTATTCGGGGCCTTGCTCGGTGGCATGCTCGGGCATTTCCTTGATACCGGCCTGCTGCGCCCGCGTGCCGCACTTGGTGCTTCGTTCATCGAACCACTGTTCGCCTTCGCCGGCGCGCTGTCGAAGTCCGATGGCCGCGTGTCAGAGCAGGAGATCCGCGCCGCCGAAAACCTGATGGCGCGTCTGCGCCTCGATGACGAACAGAGGCGCATTGCGATCGATCGCTTCACCGTCGGCAAGCAAGCCGACTATGACGTGCAGCGTGCGGTTGCCGAGCTCAGGCAGTGGACGCGCGGCCGTCGCGACCTTGCCTTCCTGCTGCTCGACATGCTGCTCGATCTCGTCTACGCCGAAGGTCCGCTCGCCGTTGCCAAGGAGGCGATGGTGCGCAAGCTGTGCTGGTCGCTCGGGGTCAGCGACGCCGAACTCGCCGCAGTCGCGGCGATGAAGGGTTACGGGTCACCACACGGGGCGTGGCAACAGCATGATCCACGCGGTTCGGGTGCCGGCGGCCAGCGCGGCGCGCCGTCACGTGTGCAGGTCGACCCCTACACCGTGCTCGGCATCAAGCGCGGCGCCGAACCACGCGACATCAAGCGCGCCTATCGCAAACTGATGAGCCAACATCACCCGGACAAGCTCGGCGACGTGCCGGACGAGCTCAAGCGTCGTGCCGAAGCGCAGGCGCGCGAGATCAACGCCGCCTATGAACGCATCAAGTCGGAGCAGGGTTTCACCTGA
- a CDS encoding phosphoribosylaminoimidazolesuccinocarboxamide synthase — MPTTLSASALPGLDLVHRGKVRDVYALDADTLLIVATDRLSAFDVVLPDPIPGKGEMLTQISNFWFAQTAGIQPNHLTGRDVASVLPSGVDTDLYAHRSVVAKRLKPVPVEAIARGYLIGSGWKDYQATGALCGIALPAGLRQAERLPEPIFTPSTKAAVGEHDENVSFDAVVEKIGGELAERVRAATLAIYRFAADFAAARGIIIADTKFEFGTDTEGRLYVMDEMLTPDSSRFWPMEHYKVGISPPSYDKQYVRDYLETLDWNKTAPGPHVPAAVIAATAAKYAEALHRLAGIRVD; from the coding sequence GTGCCGACCACGCTGTCCGCCTCCGCTCTCCCCGGCCTCGACCTCGTCCACCGCGGCAAGGTGCGCGATGTCTATGCACTCGATGCCGACACCTTGCTGATCGTAGCCACCGATCGCCTCAGCGCTTTCGATGTCGTCCTGCCTGACCCGATCCCCGGCAAGGGCGAGATGCTCACCCAGATCTCGAACTTCTGGTTCGCACAGACCGCCGGCATCCAGCCGAACCACCTGACCGGGCGCGACGTTGCCAGTGTGCTGCCGAGTGGTGTAGACACCGATCTGTACGCGCACCGCAGCGTGGTGGCAAAACGCCTCAAGCCGGTGCCGGTCGAGGCGATCGCGCGCGGCTACCTGATCGGCTCCGGCTGGAAGGACTACCAGGCCACCGGCGCCCTGTGCGGAATCGCCCTGCCGGCGGGGTTGCGGCAGGCCGAACGCCTGCCCGAACCGATCTTCACCCCCTCGACCAAGGCTGCGGTCGGTGAACACGACGAGAATGTCTCCTTCGACGCGGTGGTCGAGAAGATCGGCGGCGAACTGGCCGAGCGGGTGCGCGCAGCGACGCTGGCGATCTATCGCTTCGCCGCAGACTTCGCTGCCGCGCGCGGCATCATCATTGCCGACACCAAGTTCGAGTTTGGCACCGACACCGAAGGCCGCTTGTACGTGATGGACGAGATGCTGACGCCGGATTCGTCGCGCTTCTGGCCGATGGAGCACTACAAGGTCGGCATCAGCCCGCCGAGTTACGACAAGCAATACGTGCGCGACTATCTCGAAACGCTGGACTGGAACAAGACCGCACCCGGACCGCACGTGCCTGCCGCGGTCATCGCCGCCACTGCGGCGAAATACGCCGAGGCCCTGCACCGGCTGGCCGGCATCCGTGTGGATTGA
- a CDS encoding J domain-containing protein — MTRGIDFLRLYHEFGLAPDAGIDDLKRAYRRFVSTLHPDRHGDDPISQHLAQDQLARLTRLYDAAIRFHREHGRLPGAAPSARSGDNSAWAAAQRIETADAVPRTPQQPDLIEPGPRSGLRPGLWLAGVGVVGLFVWLIARLAALEDALVPEPVRTAPAASVVAAPPTPRAGGIHVGMRAEDVLRIQGEPVTRSEYRWEYGPSWIQFENGRVTTWYSSPLRALRIARTPPSPEATRGD; from the coding sequence ATGACGCGCGGCATCGACTTCCTGCGGCTGTACCACGAATTCGGGCTCGCGCCAGACGCGGGCATCGACGACCTCAAGCGCGCCTATCGACGCTTCGTCTCGACCTTGCATCCGGATCGCCATGGTGACGATCCGATCTCGCAGCATCTGGCGCAGGATCAGCTCGCCCGCCTGACGCGCCTGTACGATGCCGCGATCCGGTTCCATCGGGAGCACGGCCGCCTGCCGGGTGCAGCGCCCTCGGCACGCAGTGGCGACAACAGCGCCTGGGCCGCGGCACAACGAATCGAAACGGCCGACGCCGTGCCACGGACGCCGCAGCAACCCGACCTCATCGAACCAGGACCACGTAGTGGCCTGCGCCCGGGCCTGTGGCTCGCCGGGGTCGGCGTCGTCGGCCTGTTCGTGTGGCTGATCGCGCGGCTTGCAGCACTTGAGGACGCGCTCGTGCCTGAACCGGTACGCACAGCACCAGCGGCGAGCGTCGTGGCCGCGCCGCCAACGCCACGCGCAGGTGGAATCCACGTGGGCATGCGTGCCGAAGACGTGTTGCGCATCCAGGGCGAACCCGTCACGCGCAGTGAATACCGCTGGGAATACGGCCCATCCTGGATCCAGTTCGAGAACGGTCGGGTCACGACCTGGTACAGCTCGCCGCTGCGCGCCTTGCGCATCGCACGCACGCCACCGTCGCCCGAGGCCACGCGTGGCGACTGA
- a CDS encoding Mpo1-like protein, which yields MATEPSAHEWFDDYRRGHRHPLNRLIDSICAPAILYALITLLWVVPVPESLGRPGFWAALAMVGVFAFCWRRSRASGLGMLVVLGVFGLLNEWLWHTLGPAQLLRLGAGVFVLAWIGRFIGQLIEGTRPPIRTDLIWLLIGPAWLVGTVMRRLGLAR from the coding sequence GTGGCGACTGAGCCCAGTGCACACGAGTGGTTCGATGATTACCGTCGCGGCCATCGCCACCCGCTCAACCGCCTGATCGACTCGATCTGCGCGCCGGCGATCCTGTATGCGCTCATCACCCTGCTGTGGGTCGTCCCGGTGCCGGAGTCGCTCGGACGACCCGGTTTCTGGGCGGCGCTGGCCATGGTCGGCGTATTCGCATTCTGCTGGCGCCGCTCGCGGGCGAGCGGACTCGGCATGCTCGTCGTCCTTGGCGTGTTCGGCCTGCTGAACGAGTGGCTGTGGCACACGCTCGGCCCGGCGCAACTGTTGCGGTTGGGTGCCGGCGTGTTCGTGCTGGCCTGGATCGGTCGATTCATCGGTCAGCTCATCGAAGGCACACGACCACCGATCCGCACCGACCTCATCTGGCTGCTGATCGGTCCGGCCTGGCTGGTCGGCACGGTCATGCGACGGTTGGGCCTTGCGCGTTGA